One Rosa chinensis cultivar Old Blush chromosome 5, RchiOBHm-V2, whole genome shotgun sequence genomic region harbors:
- the LOC121049559 gene encoding D-aminoacyl-tRNA deacylase-like, with translation MIIPTSFLSLVSVSMWVLYINLFNFSCNSRSCFLIWVFTVFYSLLLGDFGGYTSWIDYKHACHVPGDWKDDVWVGRLISGYSLPMEDPSQSKTETNTKDIGGTWKQSIKVAFEAMQSAFPGGEPSVLVQMLLPFIN, from the exons ATGATAATACCcacctcctttctctctctggtTTCTGTTTCGATGTGGgtattatatattaatttgttCAATTTTTCCTGTAATAGCAGGTCTTGCTTCCTAATCTGGGTCTTTACTGTCTTCTACTCACTCTTG TTAG GTGACTTTGGAGGCTACACATCATGGATCGATTACAAACACGCCTGCCATGTTCCTGGAGATTG GAAAGATGATGTCTGGGTGGGCCGTCTAATTTCGGGTTATTCGTTACCAATGGAAGATCCGAGCCAGTCCAAGAcagaaacaaatacaaaagatatcggTGGAACTTGGAAACAATCAATCAAAGTAGCATTTGAGGCTATGCAATCAGCTTTCCCTGGTGGAGAGCCTTCTGTTCTGGTGCAGATGCTATTACCCTTTATCAACTAG
- the LOC112164099 gene encoding LRR repeats and ubiquitin-like domain-containing protein At2g30105, whose product MQGIFLAIPEEVWGDSRTSARVLDLSNNVIQEVPALIGCMNSLQKLLLDSNDISEDSVSWEALKSLKSLTVLSLNQNRLTRLSSDLGWLPSLRQLHVANNMLSGLPSELRYLPKLEVLKVNNNRITTIPPWIGDLISLIEVDLSSNLLSDLPETFSSLHNLKSLSLSKNGLKSLPSSLFKMCLMLTRLDLHNTEITMDILRQIEGWENFDERRRLKQRKKLDFRVVGSAAFDEGADKS is encoded by the exons atgcaaggaatattcctt GCTATTCCCGAGGAAGTCTGGGGGGATTCTAGAACTTCTGCAAGAGTTCTTGACCTCAGCAACAATGTTATTCAAGAAGTACCTGCCTTGATTGGCTGTATGAATTCCTTGCAG AAACTTTTACTCGATTCAAATGATATATCGGAGGACTCTGTTAGCTGGGAAGCACTAAAATCTTTAAAGTCTTTAACTGTTCTTTCTCTGAACCAAAACCG TTTAACTAGATTGTCATCGGATCTGGGCTGGTTGCCATCATTAAGGCAACTTCATGTTGCGAACAACATGTTGTCTGGCCTCCCAAGTGAATTGCGATATCTGCCTAAGCTTGAAGTTCTGAAAGTCAACAATAACAG GATCACCACCATTCCTCCATGGATAGGGGACCTTATTTCTCTTATTGAG GTTGATCTTTCATCAAATCTTCTGTCAGATTTGCCCGAGACATTTAGCAGTTTGCATAATCTAAAG TCCCTGTCTCTCAGTAAGAATGGGCTGAAATCTCTCCCTTCTTCGCTATTCAAAATGTGCCTAATGCTCACAAGACTTGACTTGCACAACACAGAAATAACCATGGATATCCTTCGTCAG ATTGAGGGATGGGAAAACTTTGATGAACGCCGTCGCTTGAAGCAACGGAAGAAACTGGATTTTCGTGTTGTGGGCTCTGCTGCATTTGATGAAGGTGCTGATAAAAGCTGA